The sequence CTCGCAGGGCCTGTTCCAGCAGCGCCCGTCCAGCGGGTGGGGCACGGTCGAGCAGATCACCGACCCCGAGTACTCGACGATGGCGTTCCTGAAGGGTCTCAAGCAGGTCGACGGGTGGAAGGACATGCCGCTGACCGAGGCCGCGCAGACCGTGCAGGTGTCGGCCTACCCGGACCACTACGCCCAGTGGGAGCAGCAGGCCGCCGACCTGGTCGCCAAGCACTGGAACAACTGACACGTGAACGACACGCTGGCCGGCACCCCCGCACGGGGTGCCGGCCAGCGGCGTATCCACCCTGGGAATCTTGGACAGTTGCCGTTCCGACGGAACGGCAACTGTCCAAGATCGCCCGGACCAGACCCGACCCGACGTGTTGATCATGAGGCTGGCAGCGGAGTGGATCTCCTTCACCGCTGCCAACCTCATGATCAACGCATCCCGGTCGGCGGGGCGCGGCGCGGTAGGCGACGGCGAAAGGTCCAGGGGTGTGGGGAGTGCGGGGCGGTGAGGGCCGCGCGGCGCCCGCCCACGACGGGGGGTGTGGCCCGCCGTGCCCGGCGCAGGGATCAAGCCTGACCGCCCGGAGCCGGGCACGGCGGGCCACACCCACCACCGACCAGCCGGCGGCACCGAAACCCACCGACCAGCCGGCGGAGCCAAATCAACCAGCGGAGTCACCCCCGCCGATGCCCCACCCAGATGTCCACCCCCGCCGCGACCAACGCCAGCACGACCACCCCCACCGCCAGCAACAACGAGTGCCGGAACGCCGCTGCCCAGTCCCCACCCGTGCTCGCGAGCGAGGAGAAGAACAGCGCCCCGACCGCCGCGATCCCGGCCGCCGAGCCGATCCGCTGGCCGGTCTGGAGCATTCCGGCCGCGCTGCCCGCCTGCGGCACCGGCACCTGGGAGAGGGTGAGGGTCTGGTTCGGCGTGATGACCAGCCCGCTGCCCAGCCCGGCCACCAGCAGCGGCACCGCGGTCAGCAGCGGTACGGAGTGCTGCGGCGAGCCGCGCAGCACGAGCACCACCGTGCCGAGGCCGATCACCACGACGGCCAGCCCGATGCCGACCAGCGGGCGGCCGAAGCGGTTGACGATCCGGCCGCCGAGCGTCGACGCGAGTGCGGAGCCGAGGGCGAACGGCGTGATCGCCAGGCCGGCGATCAGCGGGCTGTAGCCGAGGCCGTTCTGCAGGTAGAGCGTGAAGATGAAGAAGATGGCGGTGAACCCGCCGAAGTAGACCAGCGCGATCAACGCGCCGAGGGTGTACGAGCGCAGCCGGAACAGCCGCAGGTCGAACAGGGGTGTCCGGTGGCGGGCGTACCGGCGCTCCCAGAGGCCGAAGCCGACCAGGACCGCCAGGCCGGCCGGGACGAGCGCCCACTTCCATGGGCTCTCCCACTGCTCGCGTTGCACCAGCGGCAGCAGCACGAGCAGTACGCCGACGCCGAGCAGCAGGACGCCGACCGGGTCGAGGCGGTGCCGGTCGGGCTGCCCGGCCGGTCGGGCGGGCAGTAGCCGCCAGCCGAGCACCATCGCGAGGATGCCCACCGGCACGTTGACGAAGAACACCCAACGCCAGCCGTGCTCCTCGCCGCCGAGCTGGATGAGCAGCCCGCCGAGCAGCGGGCCGACCGCGGTGG comes from Micromonospora purpureochromogenes and encodes:
- a CDS encoding MFS transporter — translated: MDDRRAAVTDAGDRRRWQALGVGLVAAFMTLLDVSIVNVAVPSMDRALHASPSDLQWVLSGYALTFGLILVPAGRFGDARGRRTAFVVGVALFTLTSALAGLATSPAWLVTTRLLQGAAAGVVNPQVTGLIQQLFQGAERGRAFGLLGATIGISTAVGPLLGGLLIQLGGEEHGWRWVFFVNVPVGILAMVLGWRLLPARPAGQPDRHRLDPVGVLLLGVGVLLVLLPLVQREQWESPWKWALVPAGLAVLVGFGLWERRYARHRTPLFDLRLFRLRSYTLGALIALVYFGGFTAIFFIFTLYLQNGLGYSPLIAGLAITPFALGSALASTLGGRIVNRFGRPLVGIGLAVVVIGLGTVVLVLRGSPQHSVPLLTAVPLLVAGLGSGLVITPNQTLTLSQVPVPQAGSAAGMLQTGQRIGSAAGIAAVGALFFSSLASTGGDWAAAFRHSLLLAVGVVVLALVAAGVDIWVGHRRG